The Solanum pennellii chromosome 11, SPENNV200 genome contains a region encoding:
- the LOC107004558 gene encoding dicarboxylate transporter 1, chloroplastic, with protein MASLALTSAVNLRLRPTPSQKPRISITQSLHFTQTSVKSTNLGKSLNLGGKRLNLEKSRRVIVKASASASSSPAIVPQQQPPWQGAAMKPLIASIATGVILWFIPAPAGVTKNAWQLLAIFLATIVGIITQPLPLGAVALMGLGACVLTKTLTFAAAFSAFGDPIPWLIALAFFFARGFIKTGLGNRIAYQFVKLFGSSSLGLGYSLVFSEALLAPAIPSVSARAGGIFLPLVKSLCVACGSNAGDGTEHKLGSWLMLTCFQTSVISSSMFLTAMAANPLSANLTLSTINQTIGWMDWAKAAIVPGLVSLIVVPLLLYIIYPPTVKSSPDAPRLAKERLEKMGPMSKNEIIMAVTLLLTVGLWVFGGALKVDAVTAAILGLSVLLVTGVVTWKECLGEAVAWDTLTWFAALIAMAGYLNKYGLISWFSETVVKVVGGLGLSWQLSFGILVLLYFYSHYFFASGAAHIGAMFTAFLSVASALGTPPYLGALVLSFLSNLMGGITHYGIGSAPVFYGANYVPLAKWWGYGFVCSVVNLLIWLGVGGIWWKAIGLW; from the exons ATGGCGTCTTTGGCCTTAACCTCAGCCGTCAACCTTCGTCTCCGGCCAACCCCATCTCAAAAACCACGTATTTCCATCACCCAATCTCTTCATTTCACTCAAACATCAGTAAAATCCACAAATCTTGGAAAAAGTTTGAATCTTGGAGGGAAAAGATTGAATCTTGAGAAATCAAGAAGGGTTATTGTAAAGGCTTCAGCTTCAGCTTCTTCTTCCCCTGCAATAGTTCCACAGCAGCAGCCTCCATGGCAAGGTGCAGCAATGAAGCCTTTGATTGCTTCAATAGCAACTGGGGTTATTCTCTGGTTTATCCCTGCACCTGCTGGTGTTACAAAAAATGCATGGCAGTTATTGGCTATCTTTCTAGCTACAATTGTTGGGATTATTACTCAACCTTTACCTCTTGGTGCTGTAGCTCTTATGGGTCTTGGTGCTTGTGTGTTGACTAAAACTCTTACTTTTGCTGCTGCATTTTCAGCTTTTGGTGATCCTATTCCATGGTTAATTGCTCTTGCTTTTTTCTTTGCAAGAGGGTTTATCAAAACTGGATTAGGGAATAGGATTGCTTATCAGTTTGTGAAATTGTTTGGTAGTTCTTCATTGGGGTTGGGTTATAGTTTGGTTTTCAGTGAAGCTCTTTTGGCTCCTGCTATTCCTTCTGTGTCTGCAAGGGCTGGTGGGATCTTTCTGCCATTAGTTAAGTCACTTTGTGTGGCTTGTGGAAGTAATGCAGGTGATGGAACTGAACATAAGTTGGGATCTTGGTTGATGCTTACTTGTTTTCAGACATCTGTTATTTCATCCTCTATGTTCTTGACAGCTATGGCTGCTAATCCTTTGAGTGCAAATTTGACTCTAAGTACTATTAATCAGACAATTGGGTGGATGGATTGGGCTAAGGCAGCTATAGTTCCTGGTTTGGTGTCTTTGATTGTGGTTCCATTGTTGTTGTACATCATTTATCCACCTACAGTGAAGAGTAGTCCTGATGCTCCTAGGTTGGCTAAGGAGAGGTTGGAGAAGATGGGGCCAATGTCTAAGAATGAGATTATTATGGCTGTAACTCTGCTTCTTACG GTTGGACTTTGGGTTTTTGGCGGTGCCTTAAAGGTTGATGCTGTTACTGCAGCGATTCTTGGACTATCTGTACTCCTTGTGACTGGGGTAGTCACATGGAAGGAATGCTTGGGTGAGGCTGTTGCTTGGGACACCCTTACTTGGTTTGCTGCACTGATTGCAATGGCTGGTTATCTGAACAAATATGGTCTCATCTCTTGGTTTAGTGAGACCGTTGTCAAG GTTGTTGGTGGATTAGGTCTTTCATGGCAATTATCTTTCGGAATTCTTGTACTTCTATACTTCTACTCCCACTATTTCTTTGCAAGTGGAGCTGCTCATATCGGAGCAATGTTCACAGCATTCTTATCCGTTGCTAGTGCACTAGGTACTCCACCATACTTAGGAGCGTTGGTGCTCTCATTCCTCTCGAACCTTATGGGTGGCATTACACACTACGGAATTGGATCAGCCCCTGTATTCTACGGAGCAAACTATGTCCCCCTCGCGAAATGGTGGGGATATGGTTTTGTATGTTCTGTCGTCAACCTTCTTATCTGGCTTGGCGTTGGAGGGATCTGGTGGAAGGCCATTGGCTTATGGTAG
- the LOC107004127 gene encoding transcription factor MYB83: MRKPEFSSSSSSSSSAKNNYNNNNNNTNMKLRKGLWSPEEDEKLMHYMLTNGQGCWSDVARNAGLQRCGKSCRLRWINYLRPDLKRGAFSPQEEEHIIHLHSILGNRWSQIAARLPGRTDNEIKNFWNSTLKKRLKNSSSSSTPSPNASDSSSDHPSKELNMGVTQQGFMPMLKHNLMSMYMDSTTSPSSSSIALNTINIDPLPTLEHTLINMPNGFNAPSYLSTTQPCLVQGGNIVSSNGGSLFYGNNHGIFGGNLSMEGHELYVPPLENVSIEYQNVENGNFSHHQNNNNPNNMTNLINTSHNFNTCSNIKVENFGGIGNYWEGDDLKVGEWDLEELMKDVSPFPFLDFQVE; this comes from the exons ATGAGGAAGCCTGagttctcctcctcctcctcctcttcctccTCCGCAAAGAACAattacaataacaataataataacacgaACATGAAGCTAAGAAAAGGGTTGTGGTCTCCAGAGGAAGATGAAAAGCTTATGCATTATATGCTAACAAATGGACAAGGGTGTTGGAGTGATGTAGCAAGAAATGCTGGATTACAAAGATGTGGAAAGAGTTGTAGACTCAGATGGATTAATTATTTGAGGCCAGATCTTAAGAGAGGTGCATTTTCACCTCAAGAAGAAGAACATATTATCCATTTACATTCCATTCTTGGTAACAG GTGGTCTCAAATAGCTGCACGTTTGCCTGGACGTACTGATAATGAAATCAAGAATTTCTGGAATTCGACATTGAAAAAGAGGCTAAAGAACTCATCATCATCTTCTACACCATCACCAAATGCAAGTGATTCATCCTCAGATCATCCCTCCAAAGAACTCAATATGGGAGTCACTCAACAAGGATTCATGCCAATGCTCAAACATAACCTAATGTCCATGTACATGGATTCAACCACCTCTCCTTCTTCCTCGTCTATAGCCCTAAATACCATAAATATTGATCCTTTGCCCACCCTCGAGCACACCTTAATAAACATGCCTAATGGATTCAACGCGCCCTCATACTTGAGTACTACACAACCATGCTTGGTACAAGGTGGGAATATTGTGAGTTCTAATGGTGGTAGTCTCTTTTATGGGAATAACCATGGGATATTTGGAGGAAATCTTAGTATGGAAGGTCATGAACTCTATGTTCCACCATTGGAGAATGTAAGTATTGAGtatcaaaatgttgaaaatgggAATTTTAGTCATcatcaaaacaacaataacCCTAACAACATGACCAACTTGATCAATACTAGCCATAATTTCAATACTTGTAGTAATATCAAAGTAGAAAATTTTGGAGGGATAGGGAATTATTGGGAAGGAGATGACCTAAAAGTGGGAGAGTGGGACTTGGAGGAATTGATGAAGGATGTTTCACCTTTCCCTTTTCTTGATTTCCAAGTTGAATAA